One part of the Hydrogenobacter sp. T-2 genome encodes these proteins:
- the bioF gene encoding 8-amino-7-oxononanoate synthase: MQWIEEELERLRFESLYRQRSLREGLLDFCSNDYLAMKDHPEVIEESVKVLRNYGLGSGASALVSGYTKHHRDLEDKLSEFKLTPCCVLFGSGYLANLGTIPVLVGEDDLVLSDQLNHASIIDACRLSKSKVLVYRHGDYQHLEELLKTFRNYHRRCLIVTDTVFSMDGDIADIRTLKRYAEEFDCMLYLDEAHATGVLGPSGKGGLEEFGESWEDYIVVMGTLSKAIGSYGAFVCGSKVLCDYLVNKARSLIFSTSLPPAVCAGAKKAIEIIQRESWRVRKLKEKSELIYSRLSTIGLEVLFHHTPILPIMVYEEAKALDLRDRLLKQGILIQAIRYPTVPIGMARLRLTTTLRYTDDYLERLFKAFEKL; this comes from the coding sequence ATGCAATGGATAGAAGAGGAGCTTGAAAGGCTCAGGTTTGAAAGTCTTTACAGACAAAGGAGCCTAAGAGAGGGTCTTTTAGACTTTTGCTCCAACGACTACCTTGCGATGAAAGACCACCCTGAGGTAATTGAGGAGAGTGTAAAGGTTCTTAGAAATTACGGTCTTGGGTCTGGGGCTTCCGCTCTGGTATCTGGATACACAAAGCACCACAGAGACCTTGAAGATAAACTATCTGAGTTTAAGTTAACACCTTGCTGTGTTCTTTTCGGCTCTGGCTATCTCGCTAACCTTGGCACTATACCTGTCCTTGTGGGGGAGGATGATTTAGTCCTAAGCGACCAGCTAAACCATGCAAGTATTATAGATGCTTGTAGGTTATCTAAATCTAAGGTGCTTGTCTACAGACATGGAGACTACCAACACTTAGAAGAGCTACTCAAAACCTTTAGAAACTACCACAGAAGATGTCTTATAGTTACGGATACGGTTTTTAGCATGGATGGTGACATTGCGGATATTAGAACCCTAAAAAGGTATGCGGAAGAATTTGACTGCATGCTCTATCTTGATGAAGCCCATGCAACGGGTGTCCTTGGACCTTCTGGAAAAGGTGGTCTTGAGGAGTTTGGAGAGAGTTGGGAGGATTATATAGTGGTTATGGGTACATTATCAAAGGCGATAGGTTCGTATGGTGCATTTGTATGTGGTTCTAAGGTTTTATGTGATTATCTGGTAAACAAGGCAAGAAGCTTGATATTTTCTACATCTCTTCCTCCGGCGGTATGTGCAGGTGCAAAAAAGGCTATAGAGATTATCCAGCGAGAAAGCTGGAGGGTAAGAAAGCTGAAAGAGAAAAGCGAGTTGATCTATAGCCGGCTTTCCACAATTGGGCTTGAGGTTCTCTTTCACCATACACCTATTCTGCCCATAATGGTTTACGAGGAAGCCAAAGCATTAGACTTGAGGGATAGACTTCTTAAGCAGGGAATACTTATTCAAGCTATAAGATATCCTACAGTTCCCATAGGCATGGCAAGGCTAAGACTTACCACAACCCTAAGATACACAGATGATTACCTTGAAAGACTCTTTAAGGCTTTTGAAAAGCTTTAA
- a CDS encoding Crp/Fnr family transcriptional regulator: protein MAKETFRERQTKDLKIEMLKKVHIFEDLSEDELKDALNYMQVREFRRNEYLFFEEEAEPGVYILIDGLIKLLKETHDARIVIVRLVYPGDIFGWIEWGKKVPRNTYTAKAMLESKTLYISNKDFINLSIKHPAIAIKMTCEATSTLLHSYETLKSIAGGKVEERIARVLLEIADRIGKKYEDVIVIDAPLTRLDIAEMTGTTVETTIRVMSKWKKQGIINAERGYIEIIKRRELERLAV, encoded by the coding sequence ATGGCAAAAGAGACTTTTAGAGAAAGGCAGACTAAAGACCTAAAGATAGAAATGCTTAAGAAGGTTCATATTTTTGAAGACTTATCAGAGGATGAGCTAAAAGATGCCTTGAACTACATGCAAGTGAGGGAGTTTAGGAGAAACGAGTATCTTTTCTTTGAAGAAGAGGCAGAGCCCGGCGTTTACATACTCATAGATGGTCTTATAAAGCTACTCAAAGAGACGCACGATGCAAGGATTGTTATAGTTAGGCTCGTATATCCCGGTGACATATTTGGCTGGATAGAGTGGGGTAAAAAGGTTCCAAGAAATACTTACACTGCAAAGGCGATGCTTGAGAGCAAAACCCTCTACATTTCCAACAAAGACTTTATAAACCTTTCCATAAAGCATCCTGCCATTGCTATAAAGATGACCTGTGAGGCAACCTCTACACTTTTACACAGCTACGAGACCCTCAAAAGCATAGCAGGAGGCAAAGTAGAAGAGAGAATAGCCAGAGTTCTCCTTGAGATAGCGGACAGGATAGGTAAAAAATACGAGGATGTTATCGTCATAGACGCACCACTTACGAGGCTTGATATTGCGGAGATGACGGGGACGACGGTAGAGACCACCATAAGGGTTATGAGTAAGTGGAAAAAGCAAGGTATAATAAACGCAGAGAGGGGATACATAGAGATAATAAAAAGAAGGGAGCTGGAAAGACTTGCAGTATGA
- a CDS encoding flagellar hook protein FlgE translates to MMRSFFNAVTGMNAYRTWMDITADNMANVNTIGFKGSRPIFQDVISSVTIGLNTVTNTIKSTTYGAGVLVDSTQKLWTIGNFKQTGINTDLAIQGRGLFIIKDPISGINYYTRDGQFRLSRDGYMVNSGGLKLQGFRVDERGKTVGTGLEDIHVIPQLPPKATGQIRFLGPTNLNSASPPPSVAFDPNNPSSYNYKYTITIYDSLGTPYQADIFFRNSTTAVNTWQVFLRADVDPGNAGYEVSGDWTITFDPAGTLIYDNTDVIREPSADGLSFVYYLNTSNLTVSYTATTGTTTPSGGVFPNIGDWRIIVGEEVQATAGVVGTTIDNSYITQYASDFIVTVEQNGYAKGDLVDVYVLSEDGAVVGVYSNGKSLPLYRVAVAVFSDPEELTKKGSNLYTSISTPTIMAPGGAEKVRSGMLEMSNVDIASEFINLISAQRAYQANTRVITSSNAVLDDTINLVR, encoded by the coding sequence ATGATGAGGAGCTTTTTTAACGCAGTAACGGGTATGAACGCCTACAGAACATGGATGGACATAACTGCAGATAATATGGCAAACGTAAACACCATAGGCTTTAAGGGTAGTAGACCCATTTTTCAGGACGTCATATCCTCGGTCACAATAGGTCTTAATACAGTAACCAACACCATTAAGTCTACCACTTACGGAGCGGGTGTTTTGGTTGACAGCACGCAAAAGCTTTGGACAATAGGTAACTTCAAGCAGACAGGTATAAATACCGACCTTGCTATACAAGGCAGAGGACTTTTTATAATAAAGGATCCCATTTCAGGGATCAACTACTACACAAGGGATGGGCAATTTAGGCTTAGCAGGGATGGTTATATGGTTAATTCTGGTGGTTTGAAACTGCAGGGCTTCAGAGTTGACGAGAGGGGAAAAACAGTAGGCACAGGTCTTGAGGATATTCACGTTATACCTCAGCTTCCACCAAAAGCTACAGGGCAGATAAGGTTCTTAGGTCCAACAAACCTAAACTCTGCCTCTCCACCCCCATCGGTGGCATTTGACCCAAACAACCCTTCCAGCTACAACTACAAATATACCATAACTATATATGACAGCCTTGGCACTCCATATCAGGCGGACATCTTTTTTAGAAACTCCACTACGGCGGTCAACACATGGCAGGTGTTCCTTAGGGCTGATGTAGACCCAGGAAACGCTGGCTACGAGGTGTCAGGCGACTGGACTATAACCTTTGACCCTGCTGGCACTCTCATATACGACAATACCGATGTTATTAGAGAGCCTTCAGCTGATGGGCTTAGCTTTGTATATTATCTTAATACCTCCAATCTTACAGTAAGCTACACAGCAACCACGGGCACAACCACTCCTAGTGGAGGCGTATTTCCTAATATAGGCGATTGGAGGATTATAGTAGGTGAAGAAGTGCAGGCAACAGCAGGGGTTGTTGGTACTACAATAGATAACTCATACATAACTCAGTATGCTTCAGATTTTATAGTTACCGTGGAGCAGAATGGCTACGCCAAGGGTGACCTTGTGGATGTCTATGTTCTGTCCGAAGATGGTGCGGTTGTAGGGGTGTATTCCAACGGAAAATCTCTACCCCTTTATAGAGTTGCGGTTGCAGTGTTCTCCGACCCAGAGGAACTTACAAAAAAAGGTTCTAATCTTTACACTTCCATTTCCACACCAACCATAATGGCTCCAGGCGGTGCGGAAAAAGTCAGGTCTGGCATGTTAGAAATGTCTAATGTGGATATAGCCTCTGAGTTTATAAATCTTATATCTGCCCAAAGGGCGTATCAGGCAAATACAAGGGTAATAACCTCATCCAACGCAGTGCTTGATGATACAATAAATCTGGTAAGGTAA
- a CDS encoding shikimate kinase, giving the protein MSCKKIFLVGFMCSGKSTVGRLLADMLGWQFVDIDKEVERIEKMSIPEIFETKGEDYFRRRELEVLMDLVKDEGLVISTGGGLGSNSKAMEIMKTSGLVVWLRVDFETFLERCGKDSSRPLLRKSREELHKLFESRSKIYAKAHLELNGTMEPFVLVKEITCACENYPFAL; this is encoded by the coding sequence ATGAGCTGTAAGAAAATATTTCTCGTAGGTTTTATGTGTAGTGGAAAGAGCACAGTGGGTAGACTTCTTGCTGATATGTTAGGTTGGCAGTTTGTGGACATAGACAAGGAAGTTGAAAGGATAGAAAAGATGAGCATACCTGAGATATTTGAAACCAAAGGAGAAGACTATTTTAGAAGGCGTGAGTTAGAGGTTCTCATGGATTTGGTAAAAGATGAGGGGCTTGTAATAAGCACAGGAGGTGGATTGGGTAGCAACTCCAAGGCTATGGAGATAATGAAAACCTCAGGGCTTGTTGTTTGGCTAAGAGTGGATTTTGAAACCTTTTTGGAAAGATGTGGAAAAGACTCATCAAGACCTCTTTTGAGAAAGAGCAGAGAAGAACTCCATAAACTTTTTGAAAGCAGGTCCAAGATTTATGCCAAAGCACACCTTGAGCTTAACGGGACAATGGAGCCTTTCGTGCTTGTGAAGGAGATAACTTGTGCTTGCGAAAACTACCCTTTTGCTTTATAA
- a CDS encoding AbrB/MazE/SpoVT family DNA-binding domain-containing protein: MDEVAKIMARGLVALPSDVRKRLGLKEGDLVRIEVKDDQLIIKKEQRVYDLKGSILSGQTQQKSFAQILAEEFQKQKGGKKDGGA; encoded by the coding sequence ATGGATGAGGTAGCCAAGATAATGGCAAGAGGATTGGTAGCTCTGCCCAGCGATGTTAGAAAAAGGCTTGGGTTAAAGGAAGGAGACTTGGTCAGGATTGAGGTAAAAGATGACCAGCTCATAATAAAGAAAGAGCAGAGGGTTTATGACCTAAAGGGTAGCATCCTATCAGGGCAAACCCAACAGAAGAGCTTCGCCCAGATATTAGCGGAAGAGTTCCAAAAACAGAAGGGAGGGAAGAAAGATGGCGGAGCTTAG
- a CDS encoding DsbC family protein, translating to MFSINACGQSSAKCPTKEQVKTSVKDFIPQDFSVESVSQVQNIDGLCEVVIKVGTQPLVFYMDSKGEYLLAGNLISVKDKKNITRDRQQEFMKVSADQLKEIEKHVNVRHGEGDRYIYFITDPDCPFCKRSNPIVEEWAKKNNVQIRLIFFPLPIHPEAFVKAVSVICDKKGFKEYAEGYISQNQCEEGKKAVEANLELMEKLGIGGTPTFIGMNGRMHSGLPTEEDLNKLIN from the coding sequence ATGTTTTCTATTAATGCTTGTGGACAAAGCTCGGCTAAGTGTCCTACAAAGGAGCAGGTCAAAACCTCTGTGAAAGACTTTATACCTCAAGACTTCAGCGTTGAATCCGTATCCCAAGTTCAAAACATAGATGGTCTTTGTGAAGTGGTTATCAAAGTTGGCACACAGCCTTTGGTTTTCTACATGGACAGCAAAGGCGAATACTTACTTGCAGGAAACTTAATAAGCGTAAAGGACAAAAAGAACATAACCAGAGACAGACAGCAAGAGTTTATGAAGGTCTCCGCAGACCAGCTTAAAGAGATAGAAAAGCATGTAAATGTAAGGCATGGAGAGGGTGACAGATACATATACTTTATAACAGACCCAGATTGCCCCTTCTGTAAAAGGAGCAACCCAATAGTAGAGGAGTGGGCAAAGAAAAATAATGTCCAGATAAGACTTATCTTCTTCCCCCTCCCCATACACCCAGAAGCCTTTGTTAAAGCAGTTTCAGTGATATGTGACAAAAAGGGCTTTAAGGAATATGCGGAAGGCTACATTTCTCAAAATCAATGTGAAGAGGGCAAAAAGGCGGTTGAGGCGAACCTTGAGCTGATGGAAAAGCTGGGCATAGGAGGGACGCCTACTTTTATAGGTATGAACGGAAGGATGCACTCAGGACTTCCAACGGAGGAAGACCTTAACAAGCTCATAAACTGA
- the lpxA gene encoding acyl-ACP--UDP-N-acetylglucosamine O-acyltransferase, translating to MSKVHPTAIIKGEVELGEEVEVGPYTVIEGKVIIGDGTKIGARVSIKGKVSIGSNCEVHDGAILGDEPQHLKYAGEESEVIVGNNVIIREYVTIHRGTAIDKMKTVIEDGVMLMAYSHVAHDCIVRRGVIMANCATLGGHVEVGEYAFIGGLSAVHQWARVGAYAMVGGLSGVSLDIPPYVRASGQHAHLYGINTIGLERRGFSKETIAILKRAYRILFRSGMLKEDAIALLLSEYGDHKEVRNLVEFIRTSKRGVARDAGRG from the coding sequence ATGTCAAAGGTGCATCCAACTGCTATAATCAAAGGTGAGGTAGAGTTAGGAGAAGAGGTGGAGGTGGGTCCTTACACTGTTATAGAAGGTAAGGTAATAATAGGGGATGGGACAAAAATAGGTGCAAGGGTCTCAATAAAGGGAAAGGTCTCTATAGGTTCAAACTGTGAGGTACATGATGGAGCTATTTTGGGGGATGAGCCACAACATCTAAAATATGCGGGAGAAGAGAGTGAGGTGATAGTGGGAAACAATGTGATAATAAGAGAATACGTCACCATTCACAGGGGAACAGCCATAGATAAGATGAAGACTGTGATAGAGGATGGAGTTATGCTTATGGCTTATTCTCATGTGGCTCATGACTGCATAGTAAGGAGAGGGGTAATAATGGCAAATTGTGCTACTCTTGGAGGGCATGTGGAGGTTGGGGAGTATGCCTTTATAGGGGGGCTTTCCGCAGTGCACCAATGGGCAAGGGTTGGTGCTTACGCTATGGTCGGTGGTCTCTCTGGAGTATCCCTTGATATACCACCCTACGTGAGGGCGTCAGGACAACATGCACATCTATACGGCATAAATACGATTGGACTTGAGAGGAGAGGCTTTTCCAAGGAAACAATAGCCATTCTCAAAAGGGCATACAGAATTCTCTTTAGAAGTGGTATGTTGAAGGAGGATGCTATAGCCTTACTTCTTAGTGAATACGGAGACCACAAAGAGGTAAGAAACTTAGTGGAGTTCATAAGGACCTCAAAAAGAGGCGTCGCAAGGGACGCAGGAAGAGGTTAA
- a CDS encoding dehydrogenase, protein MSLEPTKIPLTVKEFDSQRVGFCAGCGCACGYILYQKEGKIVDLYGHPTDPRGIGSLCTKGIAYIQEATSNPMRLKGIFMRKGDEFISVDYAQALEILKGKLSKGKTAFLLGRQAGLEDYLLAKSLSENVFVDAPVVDFTPSTLKPTDWKRAKFILSVDAEPVFSEVMATRWVVDAVESGAYLLCLSSRYETICAKAKDRVLLKPDSMMEFLQAILEAENGDSKVEFVKRSLFLMRGALVLVGAHLLNSPFREAILSILAGLRRKFGVNYSFVGDLMPFPAKPMEEFFESFEEFDNLVVVGNLFRYLKDEHLEALRDKFVVSFQAFPNFTAHYSDMLFALSIFQERDFINYRHGFGYLVYSPKTVDTEDVYSPADVLGEAVGLEVSLENFEYYEELRAKGEIDLKMGEVDSKGFLEHYHIRRSELFLYTDSTLVEDLGHWNPWTHEMERFQKAYINPRTAKSRGLKDSVQIGRVSFELIHTENVAEGVIFIPSEYEEFQPFEPGHRVGAFLRKPYHRYEAIG, encoded by the coding sequence ATGAGCCTTGAGCCCACGAAGATACCTCTCACGGTGAAGGAGTTTGACAGCCAAAGGGTAGGCTTCTGTGCAGGCTGTGGATGTGCCTGTGGATATATACTCTACCAAAAGGAAGGTAAAATAGTAGACCTATACGGACACCCTACAGACCCAAGGGGGATAGGAAGTCTATGCACCAAAGGTATAGCCTATATACAGGAAGCGACAAGTAATCCTATGAGACTAAAAGGTATTTTTATGAGGAAGGGAGATGAGTTTATCTCTGTTGATTACGCTCAAGCTCTTGAAATCCTGAAGGGAAAACTATCAAAGGGTAAGACCGCCTTTTTGCTTGGTAGACAGGCAGGACTTGAAGATTATCTTCTTGCCAAAAGCCTTTCAGAGAATGTTTTTGTTGATGCTCCGGTTGTGGATTTTACGCCGTCAACTCTCAAGCCTACCGACTGGAAAAGGGCTAAGTTCATACTCTCCGTTGACGCGGAGCCAGTTTTTTCTGAGGTTATGGCAACGCGATGGGTGGTGGATGCGGTGGAAAGCGGAGCATACCTCTTGTGTCTTTCCAGTAGATATGAAACTATTTGTGCCAAAGCGAAAGATAGAGTGCTTTTGAAGCCAGATTCTATGATGGAATTTTTGCAAGCTATTCTTGAGGCTGAAAATGGTGATAGCAAGGTAGAGTTTGTTAAAAGAAGCCTGTTTCTTATGAGAGGTGCACTTGTCCTTGTGGGGGCACACCTTTTGAACTCTCCCTTTAGAGAAGCTATACTCTCTATTCTTGCTGGGCTTAGACGCAAGTTTGGTGTCAACTACAGCTTTGTGGGAGACCTTATGCCTTTCCCTGCCAAGCCTATGGAGGAGTTTTTTGAAAGCTTTGAGGAGTTTGATAACCTTGTGGTGGTGGGAAATCTCTTCAGATATTTAAAGGATGAGCATCTGGAAGCCCTCAGGGATAAATTTGTAGTGAGCTTCCAGGCCTTTCCAAACTTTACCGCCCATTATTCGGACATGCTTTTTGCCTTAAGCATTTTCCAAGAGAGGGACTTTATAAACTACAGACATGGCTTTGGTTATCTTGTCTACTCACCAAAGACAGTAGACACGGAGGATGTTTATAGTCCTGCGGATGTGCTTGGAGAAGCGGTCGGATTAGAGGTGAGTTTGGAGAACTTTGAATACTATGAGGAGCTAAGGGCAAAGGGTGAGATTGACCTTAAGATGGGAGAAGTAGATTCAAAAGGCTTTTTAGAGCATTATCACATACGAAGGAGCGAGCTTTTCTTGTATACGGACAGTACTCTTGTGGAGGACCTTGGACATTGGAATCCTTGGACTCATGAAATGGAAAGATTTCAAAAGGCTTACATAAACCCACGTACTGCAAAAAGTAGAGGTCTAAAGGATAGCGTGCAAATAGGAAGGGTTTCCTTTGAACTCATCCATACAGAAAATGTGGCGGAAGGTGTTATCTTTATCCCATCGGAATATGAAGAGTTTCAACCCTTTGAACCTGGGCATAGGGTTGGTGCTTTTCTGAGGAAGCCTTATCATAGATACGAGGCTATTGGATGA
- the glmU gene encoding bifunctional UDP-N-acetylglucosamine diphosphorylase/glucosamine-1-phosphate N-acetyltransferase GlmU, giving the protein MRALVLSAGLGTRFKSEKPKVMHNILGKPMLWYVLRTLRELNIEDTALVVGHKAEQVKEYFGDSYHYFYQSNPKGGTGDAVLSAIDFWRDYYGYMLVINGDSPLVKPQTLKNMQRYLHMVEEYEGIKLSALLLSTQLPDPTGYGRIIKDGKGNVIKVVEEKDASFEEKLIKEINGGVYIFYCPHLIETLFNVKPSPKTGELYLTEVFSLMHEKDYVVRSFMAEDPTEVLGANTRWELAVAENIIRLRILQEWAEKGNTIHQPESVWIEPDVVLEGDVEIYPDAMLRGNTKIGRGVIVGKGSLLENALVEEGVMIEAYSIVRNSHIKSGAIIGPFAHVRENSLIGKGSHIGNFVEVKKSFIGEGVRAKHLAYIGDATIEDDVNVGAGVVFANFDGKRKHQSYVGKGAFIGSNALLIAPIRIGSYSFIAGGSVVNKDVSDGDLAIERSKLRILKGKGKEKLLE; this is encoded by the coding sequence ATGCGAGCCCTTGTGCTGTCCGCAGGTCTTGGAACACGATTTAAAAGCGAAAAGCCAAAGGTTATGCATAACATACTTGGTAAACCTATGCTATGGTATGTCCTAAGAACTCTGAGGGAATTGAATATTGAGGATACTGCCCTTGTGGTTGGGCATAAGGCGGAGCAGGTAAAGGAATACTTTGGAGATTCTTACCATTACTTTTATCAATCAAACCCAAAGGGTGGAACCGGCGATGCGGTGCTTTCTGCCATTGACTTTTGGAGAGACTACTATGGGTATATGTTGGTAATAAACGGAGATTCTCCTTTGGTCAAACCACAAACCCTCAAAAACATGCAGAGATATTTGCATATGGTGGAAGAATACGAGGGTATCAAGTTAAGTGCCCTTTTGCTCTCCACACAATTGCCAGACCCTACAGGCTACGGAAGGATAATAAAGGACGGAAAGGGAAATGTGATAAAGGTGGTAGAAGAGAAGGACGCGAGCTTTGAGGAGAAGCTAATAAAGGAGATAAATGGAGGGGTCTACATTTTCTATTGTCCTCATCTTATAGAAACCCTTTTTAATGTAAAGCCAAGTCCTAAAACTGGTGAGCTTTATCTAACGGAAGTTTTCAGTCTTATGCATGAGAAGGATTATGTGGTAAGGAGCTTTATGGCGGAAGACCCTACAGAGGTCCTTGGAGCTAACACGCGCTGGGAGTTAGCGGTAGCGGAAAACATCATAAGGCTAAGGATACTTCAAGAATGGGCAGAAAAGGGTAACACGATCCACCAACCAGAAAGTGTTTGGATAGAGCCTGACGTGGTATTAGAAGGTGATGTGGAGATATATCCAGACGCTATGCTAAGAGGTAATACGAAGATAGGCAGAGGTGTGATTGTAGGAAAGGGTAGTCTCTTAGAGAACGCTCTTGTAGAGGAAGGAGTGATGATAGAGGCATATTCCATAGTAAGAAATTCACATATAAAGTCTGGAGCTATCATAGGACCCTTTGCCCATGTGAGAGAAAACAGCCTGATAGGAAAGGGTAGCCATATAGGAAACTTCGTGGAAGTCAAGAAGTCCTTTATAGGAGAAGGAGTAAGAGCAAAGCACCTTGCCTATATAGGAGACGCAACTATTGAGGATGATGTGAATGTAGGTGCTGGTGTGGTTTTTGCAAACTTTGACGGAAAGAGAAAGCACCAAAGCTACGTGGGAAAGGGTGCCTTTATAGGTAGCAATGCCCTTCTTATAGCACCTATAAGGATCGGTAGCTATTCCTTTATAGCTGGAGGCTCTGTAGTAAACAAGGATGTGTCCGATGGAGACCTTGCCATTGAAAGGTCCAAACTAAGAATTTTAAAGGGTAAAGGGAAGGAAAAACTGCTTGAATAG
- a CDS encoding flagellar hook assembly protein FlgD: MAELRGTNPYHIKPPEPKVLPKNYTQGVDNLSSEDFLKIYIETLRYQDPFQPQDLSKMLEDMTRLNQIRYMNDMKSFMEGLKGWFNQITLLSSLSLIDKEFVFSTNKIDTLKGGQYYLLSSEDIKGATIRIMDGDDVIKEYQVDINKGLNPIELSDLPKGHYSVQILKNGMPVDSLNLGVMGKIKSVSVSGGELLFELENGELVSPSRLIYAGGM, translated from the coding sequence ATGGCGGAGCTTAGAGGAACTAACCCTTACCATATAAAACCCCCTGAGCCTAAGGTTTTGCCCAAAAACTACACTCAAGGCGTAGACAATCTCTCTTCTGAAGACTTTCTAAAGATATATATAGAAACTCTAAGGTATCAAGACCCTTTCCAGCCTCAAGACCTCTCAAAGATGTTAGAGGATATGACAAGGCTAAATCAGATTAGGTATATGAACGATATGAAAAGCTTTATGGAAGGTCTCAAGGGTTGGTTTAATCAAATCACCCTTCTTTCAAGCCTGAGTTTGATAGATAAAGAGTTTGTGTTCTCCACTAACAAAATAGACACGCTAAAGGGTGGACAGTACTATCTTCTGTCTTCAGAGGATATAAAGGGTGCTACCATTAGGATAATGGACGGAGATGATGTGATAAAGGAATATCAAGTAGATATAAACAAGGGGCTTAATCCGATTGAACTCAGTGACCTGCCAAAGGGTCATTACAGCGTGCAGATCCTTAAGAACGGTATGCCAGTTGATAGTTTAAATCTTGGTGTTATGGGTAAGATAAAGTCTGTTAGTGTCTCTGGTGGAGAACTGCTTTTTGAGCTTGAAAATGGAGAGCTTGTCTCTCCTTCAAGATTAATATATGCAGGAGGGATGTAA
- a CDS encoding CinA family protein, which translates to MIVGLCEENLDFNGFIVRTIGLDALEGYRSVKWAGGVDFFIEDEEKLKLFVERYKDFIYAIGKESMEEVVGKLLREKGLKLATAESCTAGLLSARLVNVPGSSQYFLGGFVVYANELKTKLLGVEEEALRKHGAVSEEVCRQMAIGVLEETDADIAIAITGISGPEGGTEHKPVGLTYMAFATDREVVLRRFLFQGSRNENRFMATQWALEILRRYLTKGV; encoded by the coding sequence ATGATTGTAGGGTTATGTGAAGAGAATCTTGATTTTAATGGTTTTATTGTAAGAACTATAGGCTTAGATGCTCTTGAGGGGTATAGAAGTGTAAAATGGGCTGGTGGTGTTGACTTTTTTATAGAGGACGAAGAGAAGCTAAAGCTTTTTGTGGAAAGGTATAAGGATTTTATTTATGCAATAGGAAAGGAAAGTATGGAGGAAGTGGTAGGAAAGCTTTTGAGGGAAAAGGGTCTAAAACTTGCCACCGCAGAAAGCTGTACCGCTGGGCTTTTGTCCGCAAGACTTGTAAATGTACCAGGTTCTTCCCAATACTTCTTGGGTGGCTTTGTGGTCTATGCTAACGAGCTTAAGACTAAACTGCTCGGAGTTGAGGAAGAGGCTTTGAGAAAACATGGTGCGGTCTCTGAGGAAGTGTGTAGGCAGATGGCAATAGGAGTCCTTGAGGAAACGGATGCGGATATAGCAATTGCCATAACCGGTATATCTGGTCCAGAGGGTGGAACAGAGCACAAACCCGTGGGGCTTACTTACATGGCTTTTGCTACAGACAGAGAAGTTGTTTTGAGGAGATTTCTTTTCCAGGGAAGTAGGAATGAAAATCGTTTTATGGCTACCCAATGGGCTCTTGAAATACTGAGGCGATATCTTACAAAGGGGGTTTGA
- the ccsA gene encoding cytochrome c biogenesis protein CcsA — translation MSLLTLSIVFYFVAFVFSLISYFVDRVKEFTRLFLSSALIFYVLHISSLSFKVGSFPFADTYGFYSLLGNVILGILILLSFKYEYLWKFSAFFAIFGILSTLLAMPAEPSPYRSPLYSLHITSALASYTFAFLGGFSSILKLILETRLKQKNIAGFFMPLSLLRGAERLSMNLSFLFLTLTLIFGSLWSRSFFGKHWVSDPKLIFVLYLWTYYAVIVHLNLLKRIKPKTLSYAIMLGMVFTVLNIIFVRHEL, via the coding sequence ATGTCCCTGCTTACTCTTAGCATAGTATTTTACTTTGTTGCCTTTGTATTTTCCCTGATTTCCTATTTCGTAGATAGGGTTAAGGAGTTTACTCGTCTTTTTCTCTCTTCCGCACTCATATTTTACGTGCTTCACATAAGCAGTCTGTCCTTCAAGGTTGGCAGTTTTCCCTTTGCGGACACTTATGGCTTTTATTCCCTCTTAGGAAACGTCATCTTAGGCATTCTCATACTCCTATCTTTCAAATACGAATATCTTTGGAAGTTTTCCGCCTTTTTTGCCATATTTGGAATACTTTCAACCCTTTTGGCTATGCCCGCAGAACCCTCACCCTATAGAAGTCCTCTGTATTCCCTTCATATAACCTCCGCCCTTGCTTCTTACACCTTTGCTTTCCTGGGAGGCTTTTCATCCATACTAAAACTTATCCTTGAAACAAGATTAAAACAAAAAAACATAGCAGGCTTTTTTATGCCTCTTAGCCTTCTCAGAGGAGCGGAAAGGCTTTCTATGAACCTAAGCTTTCTCTTCCTTACCCTTACCCTCATCTTTGGGAGCTTATGGAGCAGGAGCTTTTTTGGAAAACATTGGGTAAGCGACCCAAAGCTCATCTTTGTGCTATACCTGTGGACATACTATGCGGTGATTGTTCACCTCAATCTCCTCAAGAGGATAAAGCCCAAAACCCTTTCTTATGCCATTATGCTTGGAATGGTTTTTACCGTGCTTAATATAATCTTTGTTAGACATGAGCTGTAA